A genomic region of Oryza glaberrima chromosome 1, OglaRS2, whole genome shotgun sequence contains the following coding sequences:
- the LOC127773925 gene encoding ABC transporter G family member 31, which yields MWAAEAAFARSGSWREEEDEQEALRWAALQRLPTVARARRGLLRSPAPGEERVQGDDALCEVDVAGLSPGDRTALVDRLLADSGDVEDFFRRIRSRFDAVQIEFPKIEVRYEDLTVDAYVHVGSRALPTIPNFICNMTEAFLRHLRIYRGGRVKLPILDDVSGIIRPSRMTLLLGPPSSGKTTLLLALAGRLGPGLKVSGNITYNGHHLNEFVPQRTSAYVSQQDWHASEMTVRETLEFAGRCQGVGIKYDMLVELLRREKNEGIKPDEDLDVFMKALALEGKQTSLVAEYIMKILGLDICADTIVGDEMIKGISGGQKKRLTTGELLVGSARVLFMDEISTGLDSATTYQIIKYLRHSTHALDGTTIISLLQPAPETYELFDDVILISEGQIVYQGPREYAVDFFAGMGFRCPERKNVADFLQEVLSKKDQQQYWCHYDYPYQYVSVSKFAEAFKTFVIGKRLHDELAVPYNRHRNHPAALSTSNYGVRRLELLKSNFQWQHLLMKRNSFIYVFKFIQLLLVALITMTVFFRSTMHRDSVDDGIIYLGALYFAIVMILFNGFTEVSLLVTKLPILYKHRDLHFYPPWAYTLPSWLLSIPTSLIESGMWVLVTYYVVGYDPQFTRCLGQFLLLFFLHQTSLALFRVMASLGRNMIVANTFGSFALLVVMILGGFIITKESIPAWWIWGYWISPMMYAQNAISVNEFLGHSWSQQFANQNITLGEAILTGYGLFKEKYWFWIGVGALFGYAIVLNFLFTLFLTLLNPIGNIQAVVSKDDIQHRAPRRKNGKLALELRSYLHSASLNGHNLKDQKGMVLPFQPLSMCFKNINYYVDVPAELKSQGIVEDRLQLLIDVTGAFRPGILTALVGVSGAGKTTLMDVLAGRKTGGLIEGSITISGYPKNQETFTRISGYCEQNDVHSPCLTVIESLLYSACLRLPSHVDVNTRRVFVEEVMELVELNALSGALVGLPGVNGLSTEQRKRLTIAVELVANPSIVFMDEPTSGLDARSAAIVMRTVRNIVNTGRTIVCTIHQPSIDIFESFDELLFMKRGGQLIYAGPLGSKSRNLVEFFEAIPGVPKIRDGYNPAAWMLEVTSTQMEQILGVDFAEYYRQSKLFQQTQEMVDILSRPRRESKELTFATKYSQPFFAQYAACLWKQNLSYWRNPQYTAVRFFYTVIISLMFGTICWKFGSRRETQHDIFNAMGAMYAAVLFIGITNATSVQPVISIERFVSYRERAAGMYSALPFAFSLVTVEFPYILVQSLIYGTIFYSLGSFEWTAVKFLWYLFFMYFTLLYFTFYGMMTTAITPNHTVAPIIAAPFYTLWNLFCGFMIPRKRIPAWWRWYYWANPVSWTLYGLLTSQFGDLDQPLLLADGITTTTAVDFLRDHFGFRHDFLGVVAGMVAGFCVLFAVVFALAIKYLNFQRR from the exons atgtgggcggcggaggcggcgttcGCGAGGTCGGGGtcgtggagggaggaggaggacgagcagGAGGCGCTGCGGTGGGCGGCGCTGCAGCGGCTGCCGACGGTGGCGCGCGCGAGGAGGGGCCTGCTCAGGTCGCCCGCGCCGGGGGAGGAGCGGGTCCAGGGCGACGACGCGCTCTGCGAGGTCGACGTCGCGGGCCTCTCCCCCGGCGACCGCACCGCCCTCGTCgatcgcctcctcgccgactcCGGCGACGTTGAGGACTTCTTCCGCCGCATCCGCTCCCGCTTCGACGC AGTGCAGATAGAGTTCCCCAAGATCGAAGTGAGGTACGAGGATCTGACAGTGGACGCATACGTGCATGTCGGGAGCAGGGCGCTGCCAACCATCCCAAACTTCATTTGCAACATGACAGAG GCATTTCTGAGGCATTTGAGGATCTATCGAGGGGGAAGAGTGAAGTTGCCGATATTGGATGATGTTAGTGGGATCATTCGTCCATCAAG AATGACACTGCTATTGGGCCCTCCAAGTTCAGGAAAGACAACCTTGCTTTTAGCCCTTGCCGGACGGCTTGGCCCTGGACTAAAG GTGTCTGGAAATATCACTTACAACGGCCATCATCTGAATGAATTTGTGCCCCAGAGAACATCTGCTTATGTCAGTCAGCAAGACTGGCATGCCTCAGAGATGACGGTCAGAGAAACCTTAGAGTTTGCTGGGCGCTGTCAGGGTGTTGGAATAAAGTATG ATATGCTCGTTGAACTCTTGAGGAGAGAAAAGAATGAAGGTATAAAACCCGATGAGGACCTTGATGTGTTCATGAAG GCATTGGCTCTTGAGGGGAAGCAGACAAGCCTTGTCGCAGAATATATAATGAAG ATTTTAGGGCTGGACATTTGTGCGGACACAATTGTTGGTGATGAAATGATCAAAGGAATCTCTGGGGGACAAAAGAAGCGCCTGACAACAG GTGAGCTGTTAGTTGGTTCTGCTCGTGTGCTGTTCATGGATGAGATATCTACTGGACTTGACAGTGCAACCACATATCAGATTATCAAGTATTTAAGGCATTCTACTCATGCTCTTGACGGCACTACAATCATATCCTTGTTGCAACCAGCTCCAGAAACTTACGAACTATTTGACGATGTCATCCTCATATCTGAAGGGCAAATTGTATATCAGGGACCACGTGAAtatgctgttgatttttttgcCGGTATGGGATTCAGATGTCCTGAAAGAAAAAACGTCGCTGACTTCTTGCAAGAA GTTTTGTCCAAGAAAGACCAGCAACAATATTGGTGCCACTATGATTATCCTTACCAGTATGTCTCTGTATCAAAATTTGCTGAAGCCTTTAAAACATTTGTTATTGGCAAGAGGCTGCACGATGAGTTAGCAGTTCCATACAATAGACATCGCAATCATCCCGCAGCTCTTTCAACATCAAATTATGGTGTAAGGAGGCTTGAGCTTCTAAAGTCCAACTTTCAATGGCAGCATCTGCTGATGAAAAGGAATTCGTTCATCTAtgtcttcaaattcattcag CTTTTACTTGTTGCCCTCATCACAATGACAGTGTTTTTCCGATCAACAATGCACCGTGACTCAGTTGATGATGGGATTATTTATCTTGGAGCCCTCTATTTTGCAATAGTGATGATTCTATTTAATGGCTTTACTGAAGTCTCACTCTTGGTCACGAAGCTTCCAATTCTTTACAAGCACAGGGATTTGCACTTCTACCCTCCATGGGCTTACACACTTCCGTCTTGGCTCTTGAGCATTCCAACCTCGCTTATTGAATCAGGAATGTGGGTACTAGTAACATATTATGTGGTTGGCTATGATCCCCAATTTACAAG ATGTCTTGGACAATTTCTCTTGCTCTTTTTTCTACACCAAACATCTTTGGCTCTTTTCCGGGTCATGGCATCTTTGGGTCGGAACATGATAGTCGCTAACACCTTTGGATCGTTTGCTTTGTTGGTTGTTATGATCCTTGGAGGATTCATTATAACCAAAG AGAGCATACCAGCCTGGTGGATTTGGGGTTATTGGATATCTCCTATGATGTATGCACAAAATGCTATTTCTGTAAATGAATTCCTTGGCCATTCTTGGAGCCAG CAATTTGCAAACCAGAACATCACATTAGGGGAGGCAATACTCACTGGATATGGATTATTCAAGGAGAAATACTGGTTCTGGATTGGGGTTGGAGCATTGTTTGGTTATGCAATTGTTTTGAACTTCTTATTCACATTGTTCTTGACTCTTCTCAACC CTATTGGGAATATACAAGCTGTTGTGTCCAAAGATGATATTCAGCATAGGGCTCCTAGGAGGAAGAATGGCAAATTAGCCCTAGAGCTAAGATCTTACCTGCACTCAGCTTCATTGAATG GGCATAATCTCAAGGACCAGAAGGGCATGGTGTTACCATTTCAACCCCTTTCTATGTGCTTTAAGAACATCAACTACTACGTTGATGTACCAGCG GAATTGAAAAGTCAAGGTATAGTAGAAGACCGCCTACAGTTGCTTATTGATGTCACTGGAGCATTTAGGCCAGGGATACTAACAGCACTTGTTGGAGTAAGTGGAGCTGGCAAAACCACCCTCATGGATGTTTTAGCTGGCCGGAAAACTGGAGGACTAATAGAAGGAAGCATCACTATATCTGGGTATCCTAAAAACCAAGAGACTTTCACTAGGATCTCTGGTTATTGTGAACAAAATGATGTGCATTCACCTTGCTTGACTGTAATTGAGTCATTGCTGTACTCTGCATGCCTCCGATTGCCTTCTCATGTTGATGTGAACACTCGAAGG GTTTTTGTTGAAGAGGTGATGGAACTTGTTGAGCTAAATGCATTAAGTGGTGCTCTTGTTGGCCTACCAGGAGTGAATGGTCTGTCAACTGAACAACGCAAGAGGTTGACGATAGCTGTGGAGCTTGTGGCAAATCCTTCAATCGTGTTCATGGATGAACCTACATCAGGATTGGATGCTAGGTCAGCAGCTATTGTGATGAGAACCGTACGGAATATTGTTAATACAGGACGGACAATTGTGTGCACCATCCATCAGCCAAGCATCGACATATTCGAGTCATTTGATGAG CTTTTGTTCATGAAGCGTGGGGGGCAACTTATATATGCTGGTCCCTTGGGCTCGAAATCACGCAATCTGGTCGAGTTTTTTGAG GCAATTCCAGGAGTTCCTAAAATCAGGGATGGCTATAATCCTGCTGCATGGATGTTGGAAGTCACAAGTACTCAAATGGAGCAAATTCTTGGAGTGGATTTTGCTGAATACTACCGGCAGTCAAAATTATTTCA GCAGACCCAAGAAATGGTTGATATCCTGAGCAGACCAAGAAGAGAATCAAAAGAACTTACTTTTGCCACCAAGTATTCCCAACCATTCTTTGCTCAATATGCTGCTTGCTTATGGAAGCAGAACCTGTCGTACTGGAGAAATCCTCAATACACTGCGGTCCGATTCTTCTACACCGTCATCATTTCCTTGATGTTCGGGACAATCTGCTGGAAATTTGGGTCTCGAAG GGAGACCCAACATGACATATTCAATGCCATGGGTGCCATGTACGCAGCAGTACTCTTCATAGGAATCACTAACGCCACCTCTGTTCAACCTGTGATTTCCATcgaaagatttgtctcgtacaGAGAGAGGGCAGCTGGGATGTACTCGGCACTGCCTTTTGCATTCTCCCTG GTTACAGTGGAGTTCCCTTACATTCTTGTGCAGTCACTTATCTACGGCACGATTTTCTACAGCTTGGGCTCGTTCGAGTGGACAGCAGTGAAGTTCTTGTGGTACCTGTTCTTCATGTACTTCACCTTGCTGTACTTCACTTTCTATGGCATGATGACAACGGCGATCACTCCCAACCACACTGTTGCGCCTATTATTGCTGCTCCATTCTACACGCTGTGGAATCTCTTCTGTGGGTTCATGATCCCAAGAAAG AGGATTCCTGCGTGGTGGAGGTGGTATTACTGGGCCAACCCGGTGTCATGGACCCTGTACGGCCTGCTAACCTCCCAGTTCGGCGACCTGGATCAGCCGCTGCTGCTCGCCGAcggcatcaccaccaccactgccgtCGACTTCCTCCGGGACCACTTCGGCTTCCGCCACGACTtcctcggcgtcgtcgccggcatgGTCGCCGGCTTCTGCGTGctcttcgccgtcgtcttcgccCTGGCCATCAAGTACCTCAACTTCCAGAGAAGAtga